DNA from Mustela lutreola isolate mMusLut2 chromosome 6, mMusLut2.pri, whole genome shotgun sequence:
GGAAGCAGCAGCTCCCAGTCAGGAAGCAGCAGCTCCCAATATGGAAGCAGCAGTTCCCAACCAGGATCTGGCTCGGCTCTACCAGTCAGTGATGGTTCTTCCCACTTAGGATCTTCCCAGTCTGGAGGCGGCTCAAGCTCATCTGTTTCCCAAAGCTCTTGGATAtccagcagcaatggccaaaggGTCAACTCTAACTTACGCCCCTGTAATTCAGATGTCTCTGACTCTCCCTGCAGTGGGGGGCCTATTGTCTCCCACTCTGGCTCCTACATCTCCAGCTCCCACTCTGTGTCAGGAGGTCAAAggccagtggtggtggtggtggaacaGCACGGCTCTGGTGGCCCTGGAGGGGTCCAGGGTGCCCCCTGCAACAGTGGTGGCCTTCCAGGAAAGCCCTGCCCCCCAATCACCTCTGTAGACAAGTCTTACGGCAGCTATGAAGTGGTGGGTGGCTCTTCTGACAGTTATCTGGTCCCAGGCATGACCTACAGTGGGGGCAAAATCTACCCTGTGGGCTACTTCACCAAAGATAACCCCGTCAAAGGCTCTCCAGGTGTCCCTTCCTTTGCAGCTGGGCCCCCCATCTCTGAGGGCAAATACTTCTCCAGCAATCCCATCATCCCCAGCCACAGCTCTTCTAGTTCCAATGTCTACCAGTCGGGATCTTCCTCAGCCATTGTGTTCCAGCCAGTGGGCTCTGGTGGGGTCCAGCCCTGTGCAGTTGGCTCTAAGGGGCCCTGCTCCCTCTCGAGTTCTGGAGCCCACAGCAGTTCTAGCATTTCCAGTAGTTCATCCTTCCATCCCTGTGGTGGTGTTTCACAGGGGCCCTGCTCCCCACCTGGCCCTGGCTCCTTCAGCGGCACCTCCAGCTCCCAAGGCAGTGGTAAAATCATCCTTCAGCCCTGTGGCAGCAAATCCAGCTCTTCTGGTCACCCTTgcatttctgtttcctcctctacaTTGAGTGGGGGTCCTGATGGCTCTCCCCAACCTGATCCTTCCGCTGGTGCCAAGCCCTGTGGTCCCAGC
Protein-coding regions in this window:
- the CDSN gene encoding corneodesmosin, whose amino-acid sequence is MGSSQAPQMGRVGGRGMMALLLAALLLPGALAKSIGTFSDPCKGARITSPGDPCFTGKSGSSSFSGHSSSSSSSSSISSSSGSSSGSSGGPSGSGGSSGGASVSSVTQGGSSGSALFKPGTGHSQISYSSGSSFSQSGSSSSQSGSSSSQYGSSSSQPGSGSALPVSDGSSHLGSSQSGGGSSSSVSQSSWISSSNGQRVNSNLRPCNSDVSDSPCSGGPIVSHSGSYISSSHSVSGGQRPVVVVVEQHGSGGPGGVQGAPCNSGGLPGKPCPPITSVDKSYGSYEVVGGSSDSYLVPGMTYSGGKIYPVGYFTKDNPVKGSPGVPSFAAGPPISEGKYFSSNPIIPSHSSSSSNVYQSGSSSAIVFQPVGSGGVQPCAVGSKGPCSLSSSGAHSSSSISSSSSFHPCGGVSQGPCSPPGPGSFSGTSSSQGSGKIILQPCGSKSSSSGHPCISVSSSTLSGGPDGSPQPDPSAGAKPCGPSSSGKLPCRSIRDILAQVKPLGPQLADPEVFLPQGESLDSP